Proteins encoded in a region of the Magallana gigas chromosome 8, xbMagGiga1.1, whole genome shotgun sequence genome:
- the LOC105335871 gene encoding uncharacterized protein isoform X3, with product MQGYPRIKGPKSVHDRIAIIGAGPSGLHMAYELKKRGFRNIVIFESRDEVGGKTTSRLYRNVWVDLGTVGLTESYDKTVDLLEKFNTGFEVRPTLPGATWLNRKEYRPTTETIPVPIERIQQASQRYTVLHQCFFGTYDSELMPRPSPEILRKIHGSIEEFLLRYNLTDLQPIFYTAITLNGYGFLNETSAIYGLTFVTPSVVQSFLRPERGAYRLFGGWQNLCREIARRSNVDIRLNINIKRINRKNGVQIVYGKKHSGQTYVDDFDFLILTPAMNSLFKVVDFNQHELSIFSHLRNSFYLKSVINSISPGRRSFSPLDTYLYDFQNVEYSVYRTVNPHQLENNITGVDYQLGLRENVDPDGSQYETSVYVQTGKSNPWKPDVDAHIQTKLFEHLRDFKKSNPQVVEQVKWGYYFPNFPPEAATGGALWDVLDMQGHYNTWYIGSSVCFDAIESVFEYNYLILKLFA from the exons ATGCAAGGATATCCAAGAATAAAAGGACCCAAGTCGGTACATGACCGCATTGCTATAATTGGTGCCGGGCCCTCAGGATTACACATGGCATACGAGTTAAAG AAACGGGGTTTCCGGAACATTGTGATATTTGAAAGCCGGGACGAGGTTGGGGGGAAGACGACCTCTAGGCTGTACAGGAACGTGTGGGTCGACCTTGGGACGGTCGGTCTGACAGAGTCCTATGACAAAACTGTGGACCTACTGGAAAAATTCAACACGGGGTTCGAAGTCCGGCCGACACTTCCAGGCGCTACATGGCTGAACAGAAAAG AATACAGACCGACCACTGAAACAATTCCAGTCCCCATTGAGAGAATACAGCAAGCCTCACAGCGTTATACTGTTCTTCACCAATGTTTCTTTGGGACTTACGACAGCGAGCTTATGCCGCGACCTTCTCCTGAAATTCTGAGGAAG ATTCATGGATCAATAGAGGAATTTCTTCTGAGGTACAACTTGACTGACTTGCAACCGATATTTTATACCGCCATTACACTTAACGGATATGGATTTCTTAACGAGACTTCCGCCATATATGGATTGACATTTGTAACGCCTTCAGTAGTGCAGTCCTTCTTGAGGCCCGAGAGGGGAGCATACAGACTATTTGGTGGCTGGCAGAACCTCTGTCGCGAAATAGCAAGACGTAGCAACGTTGATATTAGGcttaatataaatatcaaacggaTTAATAGGAAAAATGGAGTTCAAATAGTGTACGGTAAAAAACACTCTGGGCAGACTTATGTTGACGACTTTGATTTTCTCATTCTAACCCCAGCCATGAATTCTTTATTCAAAGTTGTGGATTTTAATCAGCATGAATTAAGCATTTTTTCTCACCTACGAAATTCGTTTTATTTAAAATCCGTTATCAATTCCATTAGCCCCGGAAGAAGATCTTTTTCTCCCCTCGACACCTACTTGTACGACTTTCAGAATGTCGAGTACAGTGTGTATAGGACTGTTAACCCGCATCAACTCGAGAACAATATAACGGGCGTAGATTATCAGCTTGGATTGCGGGAAAACGTTGATCCCGATGGAAGTCAGTACGAGACAAGTGTGTATGTACAGACTGGAAAATCTAACCCTTGGAAACCAGACGTCGATGCTCATATTCAAACAAAACTATTCGAACATTTGCGAGATTTCAAAAAAAGCAACCCGCAAGTCGTCGAGCAGGTCAAATGGGGATACTACTTCCCAAACTTTCCACCGGAAGCTGCGACTGGAGGTGCATTGTGGGATGTTCTTGATATGCAGGGACATTATAACACGTGGTACATAGGTTCGTCGGTATGCTTTGATGCAATAGAGAGTGTGTTTGAATACAACTACTTGATACTAAAATTGTTTGCATGA
- the LOC105335871 gene encoding uncharacterized protein isoform X1, which translates to MATFAGLAIFVSALIFHICMGYGPDAGLWDSEPLQCVNKEFMQGYPRIKGPKSVHDRIAIIGAGPSGLHMAYELKKRGFRNIVIFESRDEVGGKTTSRLYRNVWVDLGTVGLTESYDKTVDLLEKFNTGFEVRPTLPGATWLNRKEYRPTTETIPVPIERIQQASQRYTVLHQCFFGTYDSELMPRPSPEILRKIHGSIEEFLLRYNLTDLQPIFYTAITLNGYGFLNETSAIYGLTFVTPSVVQSFLRPERGAYRLFGGWQNLCREIARRSNVDIRLNINIKRINRKNGVQIVYGKKHSGQTYVDDFDFLILTPAMNSLFKVVDFNQHELSIFSHLRNSFYLKSVINSISPGRRSFSPLDTYLYDFQNVEYSVYRTVNPHQLENNITGVDYQLGLRENVDPDGSQYETSVYVQTGKSNPWKPDVDAHIQTKLFEHLRDFKKSNPQVVEQVKWGYYFPNFPPEAATGGALWDVLDMQGHYNTWYIGSSVCFDAIESVFEYNYLILKLFA; encoded by the exons ATGGCAACTTTCGCAGGGTTGGCAATATTTGTAAGTgccttaatttttcatatttgtatGGGGTACGGCCCTGATGCAGGATTATGGGATAGCGAGCCCCTGCAATGTGTGAATAAG gAATTCATGCAAGGATATCCAAGAATAAAAGGACCCAAGTCGGTACATGACCGCATTGCTATAATTGGTGCCGGGCCCTCAGGATTACACATGGCATACGAGTTAAAG AAACGGGGTTTCCGGAACATTGTGATATTTGAAAGCCGGGACGAGGTTGGGGGGAAGACGACCTCTAGGCTGTACAGGAACGTGTGGGTCGACCTTGGGACGGTCGGTCTGACAGAGTCCTATGACAAAACTGTGGACCTACTGGAAAAATTCAACACGGGGTTCGAAGTCCGGCCGACACTTCCAGGCGCTACATGGCTGAACAGAAAAG AATACAGACCGACCACTGAAACAATTCCAGTCCCCATTGAGAGAATACAGCAAGCCTCACAGCGTTATACTGTTCTTCACCAATGTTTCTTTGGGACTTACGACAGCGAGCTTATGCCGCGACCTTCTCCTGAAATTCTGAGGAAG ATTCATGGATCAATAGAGGAATTTCTTCTGAGGTACAACTTGACTGACTTGCAACCGATATTTTATACCGCCATTACACTTAACGGATATGGATTTCTTAACGAGACTTCCGCCATATATGGATTGACATTTGTAACGCCTTCAGTAGTGCAGTCCTTCTTGAGGCCCGAGAGGGGAGCATACAGACTATTTGGTGGCTGGCAGAACCTCTGTCGCGAAATAGCAAGACGTAGCAACGTTGATATTAGGcttaatataaatatcaaacggaTTAATAGGAAAAATGGAGTTCAAATAGTGTACGGTAAAAAACACTCTGGGCAGACTTATGTTGACGACTTTGATTTTCTCATTCTAACCCCAGCCATGAATTCTTTATTCAAAGTTGTGGATTTTAATCAGCATGAATTAAGCATTTTTTCTCACCTACGAAATTCGTTTTATTTAAAATCCGTTATCAATTCCATTAGCCCCGGAAGAAGATCTTTTTCTCCCCTCGACACCTACTTGTACGACTTTCAGAATGTCGAGTACAGTGTGTATAGGACTGTTAACCCGCATCAACTCGAGAACAATATAACGGGCGTAGATTATCAGCTTGGATTGCGGGAAAACGTTGATCCCGATGGAAGTCAGTACGAGACAAGTGTGTATGTACAGACTGGAAAATCTAACCCTTGGAAACCAGACGTCGATGCTCATATTCAAACAAAACTATTCGAACATTTGCGAGATTTCAAAAAAAGCAACCCGCAAGTCGTCGAGCAGGTCAAATGGGGATACTACTTCCCAAACTTTCCACCGGAAGCTGCGACTGGAGGTGCATTGTGGGATGTTCTTGATATGCAGGGACATTATAACACGTGGTACATAGGTTCGTCGGTATGCTTTGATGCAATAGAGAGTGTGTTTGAATACAACTACTTGATACTAAAATTGTTTGCATGA
- the LOC105335871 gene encoding uncharacterized protein isoform X2: MATFAGLAIFVSALIFHICMGYGPDAGLWDSEPLQCVKKEFMQGYPRIKGPKSVHDRIAIIGAGPSGLHMAYELKKRGFRNIVIFESRDEVGGKTTSRLYRNVWVDLGTVGLTESYDKTVDLLEKFNTGFEVRPTLPGATWLNRKEYRPTTETIPVPIERIQQASQRYTVLHQCFFGTYDSELMPRPSPEILRKIHGSIEEFLLRYNLTDLQPIFYTAITLNGYGFLNETSAIYGLTFVTPSVVQSFLRPERGAYRLFGGWQNLCREIARRSNVDIRLNINIKRINRKNGVQIVYGKKHSGQTYVDDFDFLILTPAMNSLFKVVDFNQHELSIFSHLRNSFYLKSVINSISPGRRSFSPLDTYLYDFQNVEYSVYRTVNPHQLENNITGVDYQLGLRENVDPDGSQYETSVYVQTGKSNPWKPDVDAHIQTKLFEHLRDFKKSNPQVVEQVKWGYYFPNFPPEAATGGALWDVLDMQGHYNTWYIGSSVCFDAIESVFEYNYLILKLFA; this comes from the exons ATGGCAACTTTTGCAGGGTTGGCAATATTTGTAAGTGCCTTAATTTTCCATATTTGTATGGGGTACGGTCCTGATGCAGGATTATGGGATAGCGAGCCCCTGCAATGTGTGAAAAAG gAATTCATGCAAGGATATCCAAGAATAAAAGGACCCAAGTCGGTACATGACCGCATTGCTATAATTGGTGCCGGGCCCTCAGGATTACACATGGCATACGAGTTAAAG AAACGGGGTTTCCGGAACATTGTGATATTTGAAAGCCGGGACGAGGTTGGGGGGAAGACGACCTCTAGGCTGTACAGGAACGTGTGGGTCGACCTTGGGACGGTCGGTCTGACAGAGTCCTATGACAAAACTGTGGACCTACTGGAAAAATTCAACACGGGGTTCGAAGTCCGGCCGACACTTCCAGGCGCTACATGGCTGAACAGAAAAG AATACAGACCGACCACTGAAACAATTCCAGTCCCCATTGAGAGAATACAGCAAGCCTCACAGCGTTATACTGTTCTTCACCAATGTTTCTTTGGGACTTACGACAGCGAGCTTATGCCGCGACCTTCTCCTGAAATTCTGAGGAAG ATTCATGGATCAATAGAGGAATTTCTTCTGAGGTACAACTTGACTGACTTGCAACCGATATTTTATACCGCCATTACACTTAACGGATATGGATTTCTTAACGAGACTTCCGCCATATATGGATTGACATTTGTAACGCCTTCAGTAGTGCAGTCCTTCTTGAGGCCCGAGAGGGGAGCATACAGACTATTTGGTGGCTGGCAGAACCTCTGTCGCGAAATAGCAAGACGTAGCAACGTTGATATTAGGcttaatataaatatcaaacggaTTAATAGGAAAAATGGAGTTCAAATAGTGTACGGTAAAAAACACTCTGGGCAGACTTATGTTGACGACTTTGATTTTCTCATTCTAACCCCAGCCATGAATTCTTTATTCAAAGTTGTGGATTTTAATCAGCATGAATTAAGCATTTTTTCTCACCTACGAAATTCGTTTTATTTAAAATCCGTTATCAATTCCATTAGCCCCGGAAGAAGATCTTTTTCTCCCCTCGACACCTACTTGTACGACTTTCAGAATGTCGAGTACAGTGTGTATAGGACTGTTAACCCGCATCAACTCGAGAACAATATAACGGGCGTAGATTATCAGCTTGGATTGCGGGAAAACGTTGATCCCGATGGAAGTCAGTACGAGACAAGTGTGTATGTACAGACTGGAAAATCTAACCCTTGGAAACCAGACGTCGATGCTCATATTCAAACAAAACTATTCGAACATTTGCGAGATTTCAAAAAAAGCAACCCGCAAGTCGTCGAGCAGGTCAAATGGGGATACTACTTCCCAAACTTTCCACCGGAAGCTGCGACTGGAGGTGCATTGTGGGATGTTCTTGATATGCAGGGACATTATAACACGTGGTACATAGGTTCGTCGGTATGCTTTGATGCAATAGAGAGTGTGTTTGAATACAACTACTTGATACTAAAATTGTTTGCATGA
- the LOC136269465 gene encoding uncharacterized protein: MAYELKKRGFRNIVIFESRDEVGGKSSSRLYRNVWVDLGTIGLTEIYDKTVDLLERFNAGFEVRPDLSRVTWLNRNEYRPTIEIIPVPIERIQQASQRYTVLHQCFFGTYDSELMPRPSPEILRKIRGTIGDFLQRYNLTDLQPIFFAAITLNGYGFLNETSAIYGLTYVTPLVVQSFFRPERGAYRLYGGWQNLCREIARRSDVDIRFNVNIKRINRKNGVQIVYSKKHSGQTYADDFDFLILTPAMNSLFNVVDFNQHELSIFSHLRNSFALKSIVNSIIPGRRSISPLDTYLYDFENVEYSVYRSINPHQVENNITGVDYQLGLRENVDPDGNKYETSVYIQIGKSNPWKPDVDAHIQRTLFKHLRDFNKANPEVVGQVKWGYYFPNFPPEAVTGGALWDILDMQGHYNTWYIGSSVCFESIESVFEYNYLILKSFV; encoded by the exons ATGGCATACGAACTAAAA AAACGAGGTTTCCGAAACATTGTGATATTTGAAAGCCGGGACGAGGTCGGGGGGAAGTCGTCCTCTAGGCTATACAGGAACGTGTGGGTCGACCTTGGGACGATCGGTTTGACAGAAATTTATGACAAAACCGTTGACCTACTAGAGAGGTTCAACGCAGGATTCGAAGTCCGACCGGATCTTTCAAGAGTTACATGGCTGAACAGAAACG AATACAGACCCACCATTGAAATAATTCCGGTCCCCATCGAGAGAATACAGCAAGCCTCACAGCGTTATACTGTTCTTCACCAATGTTTCTTTGGGACTTACGACAGCGAGCTTATGCCGCGACCTTCTCCTGAAATTCTGAGGAAG ATTCGTGGGACAATAGGGGACTTTCTTCAGAGATACAACTTGACTGACTTGCAACCAATATTCTTTGCCGCCATTACACTAAACGGATATGGATTTCTTAACGAGACTTCCGCCATATATGGATTGACATATGTAACCCCTTTAGTAGTACAGTCCTTTTTTAGGCCCGAGAGGGGAGCATACAGACTATACGGTGGCTGGCAGAACCTTTGTCGCGAAATAGCTAGACGTAGCGACGTTGATATAAGGTTTAACGTAAATATCAAACGGattaatagaaaaaatggaGTTCAAATAGTGTACAGTAAAAAACACTCTGGGCAGACTTATGCTGACGACTTTGATTTTCTCATTCTCACCCCAGCAATGAATTCTTTATTCAATGTTGTCGATTTTAATCAGCATGAATTAAGCATTTTCTCTCATCTACGAAATTCTTTTGCTTTAAAATCCATCGTCAATTCCATAATCCCTGGAAGAAGATCCATTTCTCCTCTCGACACCTACTTGTACGACTTTGAGAATGTCGAGTACAGTGTGTACAGGTCTATTAACCCTCATCAAGTCGAGAACAATATAACGGGTGTGGATTATCAGCTTGGATTGCGGGAAAACGTTGATCCTGATGGGAATAAATACGAGACAAGCGTGTACATCCAAATTGGTAAATCTAACCCTTGGAAACCAGATGTCGATGCTCATATTCAAAGAACACTTTTCAAACATTTGCGAGATTTCAACAAAGCCAATCCGGAAGTCGTCGGGCAAGTCAAATGGGGCTACTACTTCCCAAACTTTCCACCGGAAGCTGTGACTGGAGGTGCATTATGGGATATTCTAGATATGCAGGGACATTATAACACATGGTACATTGGTTCGTCGGTATGTTTTGAATCAATAGAGAGTGTGTTTGAATACAATTACTTGATACTCAAATCGTTTGTATGA